The following is a genomic window from Chaetodon trifascialis isolate fChaTrf1 chromosome 13, fChaTrf1.hap1, whole genome shotgun sequence.
GGGGTCACATAGTCCTTCCCTAATGCGAGGCCCGTTTTTTCGCTCAGTTGGTCCAGCGCTATTATAAAAGCATCTGTCATATCCCTGATGGTGCTTGACTggattgtttttctgtgttcaaTAACTTTATCCCGAATGAACATGCCAAAATCCAGGTTGAGCTGCTTGAAGTTGTCGAAAATGGTTTTGATGGGGTTTGGGAAGTACTGGAGCCAGGGCATCACGTCCACTATGCTCCCTGCACCCACGGTCTGGGTGAACTGGTCGTTCCTGCCCACCACCTGCTGAAACTCCTCGTCCTCGTAGGTGTACCTTTTTCCAAAGCACACCGCGCTCATGATGTTGGCCGTGGACACTACGAGGTATGTCATGGGCTGGAAGTACTGGTGCGCCTTGGTTTTCTTCACAAACAGCCGCAGCAGCTCTCGGATCTCGCAGAGGACGTGGTGCTCAAAagccttttttgtttgtagGTTCCCGGTGGAAAACATCCGCACCGTGGATTGAGCCACTCTGCGGTGCATCTTCCACCAGTCCGTGATGGTGTTAAACACCAGGCTGTCCCCGTTGGAGATGTACTGGAAGGAGGTGAAGTCGGGTCTGCCGGCAAAGTCCGCCCCCTGCTTAACCAGTGCCTGCTTGATGGAGTCTCCGTTCAGCACCACCACGGTCCGACAGCCGAGTTTAATCTGGAAGACGTTGCCGTATTTCTTTGCCAGGCGCGTAAAATACAAGTGCGGTGCTTTGCCAATTTGCGCAGCGTTCCCGATGAGCGGCCAGGCGAACGGACCCGGCGGGGAGCGGCTGGACCGGTGGAAGAGCCACCGCCACAGGTGGAGGGAGACCAGCAGAGTCACAAATGCCAATAACAGATCCCTGAGAGTCGCTGAGTTTCTCCTCTCCAGTGTAACATCCATGATGGGGATCCTGCAGGGGGACTGTGGGAATAACATCAGCATTAAAGGCACATATTGTTTGAAACATTATGGTACAGTACAGGGTGAAGACGTGTGACATTTAACGTAAAAAAACATAAATCGCTTGTGTTCAATCAAGAGCTGATCAGATACCTAGTTATGTCCTTGATTCATCGAGAGACCACCAGCTTTTTCACgatttattcaaaatgttttctgattcaGAAAACTTCAGATGTCGTTCTCCATCAGCTGGACGACCAGAGCAGTCTGCAGTTCAACCATCAGAGACACTGGGCTAAAAACTCTCCCCTATACAGCAGATCCAGCGTGCAGAACACCAGCCTGGTGTCAACAGTCATTCACACTGTGCAGCCTGTTGAGCAtccaccgtgtgtgtgtgtgcgtgtgtgtgtgtgtgagagagagagagagagagagagagagagagccccccgctctctgtctgcagccactCTATGCAGCGCAGCATCACGGCCCGTCAGCGTCTGTGCGCCCAAGCTTTGTTACAGTGGGCAGGTTTGTTGCAAAGGGTGTcaactccccctcctcctcctccccctcccaccatcaacccccccccccccccccccccccccaacgaGCGTTATTATGCGACTTAAATGGGAGCGCTTCAACTCAACGCCACTTGTTCAGATAAACAAAGTTACCTGAGGTGTTTGCCTATTATTTGTAGTAGAATAATAGAGACTATTCTTTGTATGCGCAGTTATGCTTTACCTATActtattagtagtagtagttggtttaaaataattatttcttattattattaacaatagcattattattattattattattattattattattattattattattagtgttattgataaaacaaacacataataataataatatatgatgatgataataataatagtacaaCAAGAAGATCTCGTGTACTCAATACCAACCGCTATATTTTGGACAGTTTTCGTCATTTTCTATGGTTTCTTCAGTGTTAGAAAACAAAAAGCGCTCGCTAGAAGGTGCGTCGCTGCCTCAGCTGGGAGGTGATACCCGACACAAGAGTTCACACTGCTTACAATAAAGACAGCACTCAAATCCAGTGCAAACATTCATTTCTagcctttttttccacagcGCAATTCATCAGATTATTCAATGTCAAATTAAAGGCAGAATTAACCttttcaaactttattttatttaattctaTTTTTGTTTTGGCTGCCTTTTTGTTCTTGGAGCTGTATGATCACGCAGCCGCTGTTGGATCAGTGGAGCCGATGTGTTGCAcatgacagaaatgaatgaatgcgtCCTCCTCACATCACGGCCTGTTCGCATCaagtgtttgcagtgtttcctctgacGCCCGGGATGCCGCAGCCTGAAGTTGCTGTAATGAAATTACAAATTGAGGGTGCGCTTTCCCATCAAGCCACCAGGAGGAGGCGAGCCCCGTCTTCCCCTTATGAATTCCCCcaataaacaaacatggtgaacatCAGACCTGTCCGGCACTGCGCCCTGTATTTCACAGTTTCTTTTGTATCACAGAACTCATTGTGGGAGGCAGTTTGCGCTTAATCAGGCTTAATCAAGGCAGAGCGATAATGGTGTGTTTGGTTTCGATGCCCCACGGCTGGATGATAAGAGCTGTTTCGTACCggtccctctcctctgtgcGCCCGGGCTGTGTGCGCCTTCTGACACAGAATCGGGGGTTCAGACCCGCCTCTTCATTTTAGGGGTTTATGCTCCATTGTTTTCTGAATGTCCCTGTGAATCAGTTTTTGGTTCAGTCTGCAGATGATGATgggctctctgtcctctgtcctctgctcggGCCTTCCTGCTCAGGTCTGGTCTGGTTGTGATGGGATTCGGGGTTCCCGcttcagcaccgcggacagcgGCTCAGATAAACCCGCTCAGGTCCTCTGaccctcagctgctcctctcactGCAGCTCCGACATCTTTTACTTTCTGCTCAAACTACCGCAACATTTGATGCTACTGATTTTTATATCGGTTATAtcgggttaaaaaaaaaaaaaagaatgaaaaaaagaaaagaaaaagaaaagaaagaaaagaaaaaagagagaaagagattaaAGGGATGAAATGTATTtacttaaaacaaacaaatggaaagaCATCTACAATAATCTCTACTTGCAGTATTCTAATTTAGTCTGAACACGCTTTTATACTTCATaaattatttgtatttatatgaCATTATCACATAAGAAATTATACTCTTTAAATATTACGAAATATTCAAACACTATATTATAGGATTAGTTCGGCTCGTCTGAGCGCAGTAATGGAAAAAATATTTCTATAGAATCAGAGTTTAATATGCTGTGTAGGTCCGTGATGGACTTTTCTGTGGCCTAATAATCATTCATGTATCTATATAAAATTGTGGCATCATTGGCGTGTTGAAGAATATTGCCAGCAGCAAATCATTTCTAATAATTTAAAACAACGTATAGAAATGAGAAATTACGGACATTATAGATGAAGTTCTATCCTGTTCTTTATTCCAAATTTAAAACGTTTTAAATCACCAAATATATTCAGGTGAGGTGAAGGTAATttctggaatttccccttgcgggactaataaaggaatattgaattgtaACGCACACAGACACTTACTGAGTCTGGACCCTCCGGCTGTTGATGGACCTCTCACGAGGTGACAGTGTGTGATCTTGCTTGATTCCAATAGTAAATGGATCCAGGAGGGTGGCGACAAGCTAGTGAATGAACAACTGGTCCCAGCCTCCTTTACTGGCAGGAACCAATTACCAGACTAAATCCCAGCAGGTCtatgtcggtgtgtgtgtgtgtgtgtgtgtgtgtgtgtgtgtgtgtgtgtgtgtgtgtgtgtgtgtgtgtgtgtgtgtgtgtacacatatatataattACTTTGCTCAAATCCTATCATGTGACctaataattacatttttctaTATGTGTAATTGAAACTAATATATTATCTATAAAAGAATACTTCCACTGACTGAAAACTGCAAATTAAATATTGACTTATCTGatccacacacacttccttctctgtctttctcgtgtgtgtgtgtgtgtgtgtgtgtgtgtgtgtgtgtgtgtgtgtgtgtgtgtgtgtgtgtgtgtgtgtgtgtgtgttgtttttaacttttaactgttttgtttcaggAGGACTTCACTGTGTGCTTGActgtgcaataatgtgcaataatgaaGTCACTCCATTTAATCCACAACAGCTTTAAATCTTCTCTTGGGTTCTGGGTTCATTAATTTTCCACAACctgaaatattttattatttttgttgcaaATATTAATTGTTAAAGGACAAACTGAAGGAAATGTTGCTTTGACTGACTttcactggattttttttttttttttactttgtcttTCTTCCACAATTTTCAGCAtagtggaaaacaaacaattagGCTATATATGTTCGGCATCAAGTTTCACATTGGAATACATATAGTGTATTTGCATGAGGCTGCATATcatttaaaagtcatttttgttATATGGCATGCATAATCCTGTCTACAGAAGATATCTGTGCCATTTGATGCACAGAGCCAATCACCAGTGAGCTCTGATTTTGTGTGAGACTGAACTATACATAGCCCTTAAACCCACATTCGTTTGTGTTTAGATGCCGAGCCTTTTAGGTAATCCCTTCAAAGGTGCAGCAAGGTGAGTTTAGCTGCAGAACAACCCGTAGGCTAGACGGCCCCCCACAGTGGCCTCTGCCATGGGCTCCCAGAGCTCCTCGCTGCGAGCGAGTTCAGTTTCAACACCAGTTTCCCTTCCTGCATGACTGACAGCTCAATTGCTCATCGCGTGTGAGTGAGCATGGAGGTCAGGGAGGAGCTCAGGaaggtgtgtgcaggtgatgaTTTGCTCAGACAGTAAAGGCACAGTTACATTGCAAAGCTCCAGCAGGGCAGCAATGTTTCCGACAACATTTCTCACATTCAGAGCATAGTTTCGCACACAGGAAATCAGAGTAAGCCATATCAGGAAGttacatcatctgcaaacaggaCTGATAAATGAAACAGGCCATTACTTTGATTTATGTCTGTAATTAGTGGAAGCATGCACAGGACTGAGGAAGAACTGCACTGTTTTTACAGCACCTACAGGGCTTATCTTACTCTCTGAATCAACGCTGTGAACTTctggagaaaacagaggaagagaggggactGCCCAAGGCTATTCTGAAGGTGCGGAGCAGTCACGCACATGTGCTTCATCACAGGGGTGACAACTGAAGGGAAAGCCACAGACAACTTCACTAAACACATGTCTAcctctgtgtgcttttcagGGTTAGGCACAGACTAGAGCTGCTAACACTTAGCTTTGGTTAAGCTTTTCAGCCAGAAGTGTCAGCGAGGTTCTGTCAAACGTGCATGCATTCAAACCACATAGTCACATGCACAGGCTATCAGATGGTGGGAGAAGTTTTTAAATTTGCAAATAGAAGTGATTTAATTTATTGATGAAAATGCAGGttcaaaacaaaaaggcaaaacacaACTTTTATGTGCTAATTCAAACTGTGTTTGATGTAACATTAAATGGGAGCCTCACCTCCATATGCAGCTGCAGCGAGGCGGATGCCTGTAGCAAAAAAGCCCTGATAAACTGTCTGTACGCTGCCCAGCACCAAGCAGCAGGCAGATGAGCCAGATATTTACTTTAATGACCCGGTGAGGACCAAACAAGAGTTAAAAGGAAACTGAACCTGGCCTTAGTTTCTTTCCAGGTGGCCATCAAAGCAACTCCAaagaaatgctaatgttgctctgttaCTGCTGGCTGTGTGAGAGTATTTTTGGCCACACATTTGCCATAATTGCCTTGATAAATGCCCTAATTCAGTCAGTATGtcaatgctgtgtttacagattGTTCCACTTCCACTGAATggcaaaaaatataaataatgctgctttaaagtaCATTTAAGTTCCCTGAACTAGAAAAGTTAGCATACATTGCTAATTGAGACCTTCCTTCATCTTTTACCGTTAATGGCACAAGCACTtctt
Proteins encoded in this region:
- the cyp1b1 gene encoding cytochrome P450 1B1 translates to MDVTLERRNSATLRDLLLAFVTLLVSLHLWRWLFHRSSRSPPGPFAWPLIGNAAQIGKAPHLYFTRLAKKYGNVFQIKLGCRTVVVLNGDSIKQALVKQGADFAGRPDFTSFQYISNGDSLVFNTITDWWKMHRRVAQSTVRMFSTGNLQTKKAFEHHVLCEIRELLRLFVKKTKAHQYFQPMTYLVVSTANIMSAVCFGKRYTYEDEEFQQVVGRNDQFTQTVGAGSIVDVMPWLQYFPNPIKTIFDNFKQLNLDFGMFIRDKVIEHRKTIQSSTIRDMTDAFIIALDQLSEKTGLALGKDYVTPSVGDVFGASQDTLSTALQWVILILVKYPEMQVRLQQEVDKVVDRSRLPSIEDQLQLPYVMAFIYEVLRYTSFVPLTIPHSTTTDTSIMGYIIPKNTVIFINQWSINHDPAMWSHPETFDPDRFLDQTGALNKDLTGSVLIFSQGKRRCIGEELSKMQLFLFTTLIAHQCHITADPARPPKLDYNYGLTLKPHTFYIALSLREDFRLLNAAIGQESATEVKGEPSSDS